Within Mustela nigripes isolate SB6536 chromosome 3, MUSNIG.SB6536, whole genome shotgun sequence, the genomic segment CACGCCGCAGAGCCAAGTTCTGATGGAGCTCTGCCGGACTCCAAAGCCGATTTTCGTCGGTTCCGTGCAAGTCTGTAGCAGACACGGAGCGGGAGCTGTCCGCTGCTGCGACAGGGCGACCGAGGGGCTCCAGGTCACGGAGACAAGGATTCGCTGTGTGGACCGAAGCGTCACTGGGGAAGACTGCGGAGGGACGAGTCCTGGATAGGGTCTCAGAGGCGGCGCGGGAGCTCTCCAGAGAGAGGGTAGTGCAGGGAATCGGGTTAGGAAGCGGAGGCGCAGCAGGGGGAAACAGCTCAAGGGCTTTCTGCCACTGAAGCCACTGGAGGCTTTGAGAGGGGTGGGGCTCTCTTCAGGCGCGGGGCCTGGAATCCTCGCCCCAGGCTGCAAGGGGAAAGGGATACTCAAAGCCCATGCCCAGTCCTTTCCCAGTGGCTAGATTCTGTCTAGGGTTCTGGGGTGCTTCCTCCAGCCCTCTACCTCCCAATTTACCTCTTCTTTCATACCCACCTTGGTTCCTGGATCCCCTCTCTATCTCTTATCTTTCCCCCTGAGGTCCCATCTCCCTGCCACACTCCCTCCAAATGCGGGTTTGGGAATTTAAAGCACAAAGACTGTCTTTAAAATTCCTTTGTggggggtgcctagatggctcagtgggttaggtgactttgattcttgatttctgctcaggtcaggatctcaggatggTAGAATCGAGAgtcccccacatggggctctgttcagcccagagcctgcttcttcctctactcctctccccattcctgctctttctctctaaaataaataaaatctttaaaaataaaattcccttgctatgaaaagagaaagagggacacCTGTGCGGCGCAGTCTGTTAAgcggtcctggaatcaagccccacttcaggctccctgctcagtgggaagcctgtttctccctctcccactcccccagcttgttttccctctctcgctgtctctgtcaaataaacaaaatctaagcaagaaagagagatggtAAAGTCCTACAAACTTGGTAAACCATACCACCTGTTGCAGGTTGAATGGCATCCCCCAAAACATTAAGCTTAAATCCTAAaccctggtacctgtgaatgaCCATATATGGAAACAGTATTTGAAAATAATCCaggaggtcatactggattaggatgTGTCTTGAAGTAAATGACTAAGTGTCCTGATAAGAAGAGGGAGATTtggaaaacccaaacaaaaagggaaaaataaacttctgttgttttaagctactgagtTTGTGATGCTCTGTTacaaatgaatacaaaaaaaGTTTACTATTAGAATAAAACAAAGTGCAGTATCATTGTATACAGGGTTGCAAGACAGCTATTTTCACTGAAACCAATCCAGGAAAGACATCCCTGAATGACACCGGCCATCAGAAAAACCTGAATAAGTCTTCTTACTCATGTCAACATTAaatgatgtgggtttttttttaatatatatttttaaaagattttatttatttatttgacagacagatcacaagtaggcagagaggcaggcagagagaggaggaagcaggctccccacccagcagggagcccgatgcagggctcgatcccagcaccttgagatcacaacctgagccgaaggcagaggccttaacccactgagccagccaggcgcccctaaatgatgtgttttcttttcttttcttttcttttaatttgagaGACCACGCACAAGCAGCAGGGGGCGGTGGTgtctggcagagggagaggaaggagactcCTGGTAGAACAGGAAACCAATTCGGTGCTCTACTCCAggaagatcctgacctgagctgaaggcagacgacaaaccactgagccacccaggagcccctaaatgatgttagtttttaaaagagtgatgaactaaaaattaagaaaaataaaaaccctggtatttgaagaaatgatgaaaatttaaCAGCAAACAGTTTCATTTCATATGAACCGTGTTTTAcagtaaaagggaaaataaaatgcagaaattaCAAAGGGCAATtaggaagcagagaaaagggaacaaacaAAGCTGTACTAAAAGGCACCTCGGCCGGCATTACAATTATTAGTTCCTAAGAGGAAGCGAAGCCAGGCAGCCTACCAACCAAACGATACGGAAGATACCAGACAGAACCCCCTGTGCTCCGCACGGTAGCTGGAGGAGAAGCCCACCTCCCCGAGCCCCGCCGGGGCCCTGCTGCCCGCCCCCTCCACGGCCGGACCGCTCCGGGACAGGTGCCCACGTCTGTGagccaccccctacccccaacgaCCAACGCCCAACCACGGGAGCAGGGTCAGGCACTGCAGCTCTAGAAGCCCAGCCCCGCAGGTCCGCCCAGGTCGCGGACTGCCCAGCCCAGCAAGCCGGAGAGAACGCCGCGCTCCCACGCGGGACTACAGCTCCCGGGCCTCCGCGTCCCCCAGGAACCGTCCATTCATCCCCACGTTCCGGCCCCGCCCGCCACGCTGCAGCCAATCCCACTCGCCCACCCGCCCACGAGCCCAGCCAATGGCCACCACCCCCACCCGCATCCAATCAGAAGACGAGCCCGCCCTGCCCGGCCAATGCGGAGGCGGCCAGGGCCCTGCGGGTGGAACCCTCAGAGACCTTTAGGACCCCGGGGGTGCCCCACGGGCCGCCCGAACGCCTAAACTCGTGCCGCGACCCGGGCGCGGGTCATGGACCCGCGACCAGCCGACCGCCGCGAGGTCCCCGAGGTGGCctcgcccgcgccgccgccgttCGTGCGCGTCGCCCCCTCGCTGTTCCTCGGGACTGCACGCGCCGCGGCCGCGCCGGAGCTGCTGGCACGCGCGGGAGTCACCCTGTGCGTCAATGTTTCGCGCCAGCAGCCCGGCCCGTGCGCGCCCGGCGTGGCCGAGCTGCGCGTGCCCGTGTTCGACGATCCGGCCGAGGACCTGCTGGCTCACCTGGAGCCCACCTGCGCCGCCATGGAGGCCGCGGTGCGCGCCGGCGGCGCCTGCCTGGTCTACTGCAAGAACGGCCGCAGCCGCTCGGCCGCAGTCTGCACCGCTTACCTCATGCGGCACCGCGGCCTCAGCCTGGCGGGGGCCTTCCAGGTGGGGCGGGCGGTCCAGGTGGGACGGGCCTTCCAGGTGGGGCTGGCCTCCCAGGTGGGGCCGGCCGTCCAGGTGGAACCGGCCTCCCATATGGGGCTGGCCtcccaggttggggggggggggggaggggcgcagaCGACCTTGGGGCGCTGCGTTCAACCTCTGCCTCTCGTACCCAGACGGTGAAGAGCGCCCGCCCAGTGGCCGAGCCCAATCCGGGTTTCTGGACTCAGCTGCAGAAGTACGAGGAGGCTCTGCAGTCCTTGCCCCGCCTGTCTATGGAGCCCGCGGGACCGTGCTCTGGAACGGGAGATGAGCTCCAGAATGAGCCCTAGCCCTTCAGTCCCTGGAGAGGAGCCAGCCCCGAGTGCGGGGCGCATGGAATTGGAGGTAGTTGAAGCGCCGACCAGAGGGGGTCTTTGTCCTCCTTCCTGTGgcacagaattttcattttctgcttcttcctgAAATGCCGCTCAAGCCCGTTTGACAGTACTGTGGGATTGTGTCCTCTGAAGAGGGGACTGGAAGCGTCCCTTCCTCAGTCAGCAGTTTTACCAGACAGGGCTTCGGtcaagaaaatcaaaaccatgtgAGGAATTTTAGGCAGAAAGGTATTTAATACACAGAGCAAGGCCAGGGAGCCAAGGTCAGAAGGTAGGAAAGTACAGGAGTCAGGGAgacccctttcctctccccagtCCTGGTTGCCTGTCACTCTGATGTGGAGGAGGACACCAGCTCTGCTGGCAAAGCCTGTGCTTGCCACCTGTTGGAGCCATAGGGCTTGCCCCAAATCTCACCTGGTCCCATCAGAATCCAGCATTGGACCCAGGCCTGGAAATGCTGCAACAGAGGCCAGGATGTGAGGCTGCATGGCGACAACCCAGCACCTATGCCTGCCTCCAGCGGTACTGACCTCACAGCTTCCATAACAGCACCAAGCCCTGGCCTCATGTCACAGTTGCACTCACCACCTGTGCATCTGAGCCTGTGGCTTCAGACACATCTCACCTGCATCCTGGGATCTACAGGCTGTCCTAGAGAAGTAATCACCATCGACACCCTTAATTAAATAAGATTGGGGGGGGACGGAAACCGGGTTACAATATGAATTACAGATAATACAACCCCTGGTTAATATATGCCTCCCTATACACATCAaggtaattaataaaatatcGTAATTAGTGTTTATTGTTTCCCATCCCCACTACTCATGTTCTTCTCAGCCTGCACCTGGTCCTGGTCTTTCCTGGTGAGGTGACTTGAGGCTCCATTCCAAAGGGCCCTGGGTGgccctgcctggggctgtggCTTCCCTCATGTCCTCAGCCAGGAGGACGGGAGGCATCGGGAGAACATCCCAAGCTCCGCACACTCCTCCTGGCCCCAGCCCTCTTGCTCCTTCAAATCAGGACCAGTCACTGCACCCAGTCCAGCAGCCCCTGATGTGCATGTTGCCTCCGTGGCCTGAAGAGCCTGGAATGGTCAGGTGGTGTCTCAGCCTGCCATCTTGGGGGACATCTGTGTCACTGGGGAGAAGCATCGTAGCTGGGAACAAAACCTCAGACCCAGCAGAGCCCGGAGTCATGGGGATGGGAGGCTCACAGCTCGTAAGACACTGGGATGGCTGTGAAAGgggccccttctccccactgttAGACCTGCACCTGGGTCCTGACTGGCAGGAATGACACCCTCTGACGGTCCCTGGCTGCAAGCATATACCACACATTGTAGGCCAACATCCAGCCCCTTGCAGTGTCACCAGTCACCAGCTCCCGCCCCCGAATGCTACTCCTGTCATGACCCCTTTGCAGCTCACCTCAGCCCAGCCACCTTCTACCACCTTCTACAGGACTTGCCAGCTGCCTCTCTCCAGGCCCCTCAGTGCTCACATCACGTTGCCGCCAACCCCTTCCATAAGGAAGCTGCCATCACTGTCTCCACTCGGCAGGCAAGGCTACAGTGGCTTAGAGGTGAGCCGAGCAGTTTCCAGGACCTGAGTCCAAGTTTTTAACCCAGCACGTTCACAGCATCTTTGCTGGGACACCCTCCCACTGCTGGCTGGCTGATGTGGCTCTGGGTGACGAAGGTGCTAGGGCAACAGTGCTGGGCCGGGTTGAAAGACATCTGTGGGCTGCATCAGTGTTTTACCCACTGTTTCTGTTTGAGACGCTCTCACCAGAGGCCCCATTCTCCCAAggacctctgcctgcctccacgTCCGCCTCCCAGCAGGTAAGGCCAGGGACCTGTCCCCTCCCAGGCACGTGCCCCTGGAGGGGGGTGCCACTCCATGAGCATTAGGGGAAGGCTGGGCATAGGCAGTGTCTACTGCTTCAGCCCACCCAAGCCAGCCAGGATTTGATCATCAGCAGACAGTTTCCATGGGAGAAGCCCCATCGTCTGATAGCCCTGATTCCGCCTTCGTCTCCCTGGGTCAGgtcggggtggggagaggggagaagtgCATTGCAGCtgctcccaacctccctcccttAGACAGTGGCTTTCCAGAAGGCTGGAGTGCAATGCTGCCTCCTGCTGCAGGGGAACAGACTGGCTACAGGGAAAGGGCTGTGTTGAAGACACTGTCCCCTGCAGGACGGAGACAGGGTGGAGACTGAGGACAACCACACCCCTCCACCTGTGGGCCTCACAGTTCACAAGGTGCCTCAGTGGGCTGACTTTGGTCCCACAAAACAGCTTTGTTTGCTCTAAAACTGGCTTGTTTTGGTTCCTTTCATAAATGGGTAGCAGGCACCCCCCCCCAGGAGAAGGGGGGCGTAACAGCTGTGGACCAGCTAGGCTGCCCCACTCCACCCGTCCTGTGTGCAGAGTTGACCTTAGGGAGATAGGCAGGGCCCTCCAGCAGAGAAGGGATGAGAGGTAACCCCTGCTTCTCCAAGTTCAGGGAACTGGGAAGACAGGAAGCCCCTAATGGCTTCTGAGGGCACCGGTTGTTGGTCAACCTGACTGAGAGGACGCGGGCAGGCTCATCTGGGTACCTACCTGTGGTCCTGATGTAGTCCTGAtgctcctccagccccagccaaCTGGCCTGGGGAAGGGGCTCAGAGAAGCTCCTAAATCTGGGAGTACAATCTAAAACTCTGCCCAGCACCTCAGGACCATGCCATGTGGGCAGGCGCTGGCCATGTGAACTTAGGACCAATCAgacccctgctctctcctcttttgAGTCTTAGACATAGAATTGATTTCCTCTTCCAGGTGACTACAGGAGCCCTGGGGATCCTGGGGGGTTTTGGGGTTGTGTTACCCAGCTAAGAGTATGCATGGGAAAATTAAAGCAATGCTTCAGTGCAAGTACTCCACACCGGTGGACATGGTCCTGCATCCCACCAACCATGGCTCCCACCGCTCCCCTGCtcccagggaggaaggcaggcgcCACTGCATGGGTTATAGGCAGAGACAGAGTCCAGAAGGATTAAATGCTACTCTGGGATGAGCAGAGGAGAGCGGTGTGTGAGGCTCCTGGATGCCCTTCCAGGGCCCAGAGCCCCTTTTCCCCGAAAATCTGAATTCTTTCATCATGGTAACAGCACCATCTTGGTGGCCCCTCTCGTTCCATGGCTTCTGGTGGAGGCCTCCCTAGTGTGTAGCCCTCTCCTTTGGGCCCTGGTCTCTGGACAGGACCCTGCAACAtggagtggggagcagggtggATCCCGCTAAGGCCCCAGCACTCACCTGCTCCACAGGGGGAGGCCTCCAGGGCCCTGCAGCATTTTCTGTGAAGATGGACTATCCACTGGGACCAACACAGTTGCCACTGGCCAGTACCCTACACACGCATAGAGACCTTGAAACACAGCTATGCCAGGGAGGAActaaaataattgtatttcattTCAATCTAAACAGCCACACGTGGCTAGAACCACCTTATCAGACAGCACAGCCCTAAGGCCCCCAAGCTCCAGCATGGGCCACAACACAGACCACTGGTctcatgggggggtggggggggcgtgtATGCACCTCCTGGCTTTGAAGAAGCAAAGACTGCACTAGGCAGCCCTTGCCCCCAGGAACCCACCCACAGCAACCCTGAGGAGTCCCAGCAGAAGAGCACAGGGCTTGGGAGGCCGCTTGGGCAGCTGGTGCCCCCAGGCCCCCGTGCGCCCTGGTCCTCCAGAACACAACACACCGGAACCCGCGCCCAGGACCCCCGGTCTGCTGGCCCACCCCTCGCACTTTGCCCCTGGTGCCCCGCACACAGCTCCCCCGGCTCCCAGCCCAGCGAACCCCCCAACATGGCCCGCGCACCGGCACATGCCATCCCCCGCTCCCAGGTTTCCCACGCACGGCGCCTCCCGCTCCCCACTCCCCCGCCTGCCCCCAAGCAGAGCGCCCCTGACTTCGGGTCCCCCGAGCACGactcccccgcccgcccccgcccccgcccccgcccccgccccgctcccgTGCGCTCGGCGTCCCCGGctcccccggcccggcccggcgcACAGCGCCCCCGGCGGCGGGCGAGCGGAGCCCGAGCGGGGCGGCGCACGAAACGGGGCAGGGCCGGGCGGCTCCCGGCGCGACTTCCTGTTGTGcccgcgccccgccgccgccaccgccaccgcccgGCGCCCCTTGCCCGCTGTCCGCGGCCCGGCGCGGCCGCTGCCCATGGATTTCACCTAGCGCGGTCGGCTATGGCGGCGCAGTGCTGCTGCTGCAAGGCGCCCGGCGCCGAGGCCGCGCCCGCTCGCCCGCCGCCGGAGCCACCGCCCGCCCTGGACGTGGCCTCGGCCTCCAGCGCGCAGCTCTTCCGCCTCCGCCACCTGCAGCTGGGCCTGGAGCTGCGGCCCGAGGCGCGCGAGCTGGCCGGCTGCCTGGTGCTCGAGCTGTGCGCGCTGCGGCCCGCGCCCCGCGCGCTCGTGCTCGACGCGCACCCGGCCTTGCGCCTGCACTCGGCCGCCTTCCgccgcgcccccgccgccgccgccgccgagcccCCCTGCGCCTTCGCGTTCGCGGCCGCCCGGCCCgggcccgcgccgccgccgccactgccCGCCTTCCCCGGGGCGCCCGGCGCTGAGCCCGCCTGCTGTCCGCTGGCCTTCAGGGTGGACCCGTTCACCGACTACGGCTCCTCGCTCACTGTCACGTTGCCGCCCGAGCTGCAAGCGCACCAGCCCTTCCAGGTCATCCTGCGCTACACCTCGACCGACGCCCCGGCCGTGAGTCCGCGGGGCCGGGGCTCAGGGTGGTCTCCAGGCGGCCTCTCCCCGCGCTGCCTGCCAAGGGGGCCCTAACCGGCGGTCTGCCCCTGGGGCACCTGCAGAGAGGGCGGAGCCAGCCCGGCCCCAGGGAGCCTGCGGCCTCTGGCCTGGCACCCTCCACCTGGCCCTGGAGTCCTGTTCAGGTGCCCACAGTGATTTCCAGCGGATGCCTGGGGAGTTTTTAGGAACCTTAGAAACAGTGAGAGTCCTGGTGCTGGCCTAATGGAGGGGGGCAAGGGACAGCATGCCACCCAGGGAGACCTCTCCTTTCATTAGTGCTGGGGTTGTCCCTGCCCTGGGATGAGGACAGCTTCCAGTGGGTACGAGCCAGTCCAGACCTCTGCTGGAGCCTGGCACCAGGGGCCAGCCGGTGGGTGGTGTCAGACGTACAAGGGCCTCCGTGTTACATAGGTCTTCAGAGCACCCAGGGGCAGCTGATCTGCTCTCTGGAGGTGGCGTGAGAGACTGAGCTGCCAGAGCCACACAGAGTCCGGCTTGGCTCTGTGCCTTGGGCCTTGTGGGTGAGGACTGGCAGGGGCTGCAGCCGGGTGTCCCTGCAGATAGGCACGGGGGCTCTGCAGGGCTTTGGGcgcccaccacccaccaccccagAGGCTCTGCCAGAAAGCCCGGGTGGCTCGGGTCTGCCGCAATGAGACCCTTAAGACAGAGCAGGCCCTTTCACTCCtgcagcatggagtctgcctgggtTCCCATGTGGACAGCACACATGCGACATCACTCTCCCCCCACGGATACAGCGTGCACGCAGCTCTGGGAGGCCCTGGGGGTTCCATCTGTCACTGCCTGTAGCATGCAAAGGGACAGGTGGGGTGGTGGCATCTGGCCAGGAGCCACCAAGGTGACATCCGGATGGGAAGAGCTTGGACCAGATGCACACCTGTGGGCTTCCTGTGTGATTCCCTGGAACCCTCAGCAGGCCCCACCACCACAGTGCCTGCCCTGAGCTCCCCCGAGTGTGCCAGCTTGCTGGTCTGCTTTGTTGGCCCCTGCCGCCTGCGCAGGTAATCTGGGGCTCTGACGGGTGGCAGATGTGTCTCCCGCATGGCAATGAGAACACAGAGACATACTTCTCCCTGACCTAAATCTGGGAGCTTGCAGCCTTTGCATCTGGTCCATTCAAGACCATGACCAGCAGAACGGTGGGGCTGGGACTCATGCCAGGCCGCTGGAGATCGGGGCAGGCCAGTGAGAGCAGCCGTCATCCCTGGGTGACTGGACCAGAGAGGGGCATCATGGTCCCCACAGATAGTGCAGCTGTGGGCATGGGGACTAGGGGTGTGGCCCACCAGCTGGGTCACTTGCAGAGGACAGAGGCTCTGGCCTCTGACCCCGGGCCCCCACCATCCTGCAGGAACACCTCAGGGCTcaggctcttcctctccctagCTTGTTCTAGGACTCAGGCCTAGATCCCTAAACCTGTCCCAGTGCCAGGTGAGGCTGCAGCTTCCTGGGAGTGGGGACCCACCCCTCCAGAGGCAGTTTGTCTCTTGTATCCCATTCCTGAACACCataccctgcccccaccccagcaagaACAGCTTTCTTCCTGCCCTGCGGCGTCCAGAGTCAGCAGCCTCCCCCTTTACCAGCCCCTTGGACCCTGCACCCTGAAAGAATTTGGCGGCTCACCTCTGGGGCCGGGCCTTGCCTACCTGGGGGTCTGTGCCAGCCCCCCACTCCCAGGGAGGACTGTGGCCCCCGTTGGTCTCAGCTAGGCTAAGGAGAGAGCAGTGCTAGCTGGGCCCTCTGGCTGGGCTGAGAAGTGGATGCTGGTGGTGggaacagagagcctgagctGGGCGCAGCCTGCAGATAGCCCAAGGAAGGGAGGGGTTAGTGGGAGGGGAGGCTGTGGTGGGAGAGGGGTCTGAGGGACTGTGGGCGCCTATCCCCAGCATGAGCCAAGGACCACCTGAAGCAGGATCTGCTGCAGAGTCTCCTTAACGCAGATTCCTAGGTGCGGGCCCCTGGCAGttctggggcaggggccaggaCTCTGCAGTTTTGAACAGGCTCCCCGGACGGGCCTTCTGCACAAATGGGGCAGCCTGAGGTGGGAGATGAGGGATCAGCAGAAAAGAACATACAACTGCCGGCTTCCCGAAGTGAGGGGACAGAGATGAAGCAGCcgaaaggaagtttccaaaagaaactGGTGAACATTGGCCAGGAGTCTGGCCGGAACCAAATAGGCAGCCTTGCCCCGTCTGGAAATCCACCTGGGGCCGTGGTCTGTGGTGGTGGTGCGGGGGAGGGGGTAGCGGCCCCTCCTGGGTCTGGTGGTCCACCGCTTCTGCGATCTCAGCATGAACCACTGTTGGGGGGCCCACAGCCATGGATTCCACGGGCTCATCACTtgcagagggtgggtggggggtgcttcCTGGGTGGAGACTTGTGTACTTGGTCACTGGAGCAGACAAGGAACAATCTAGTTTGCTCCAGTGATCACATGCCAGCACAGGGGAATGTGGGGAGAACAGAGTTCAGGGGGCCACACATAGGCCCCAGCAGTCCTCCCGTGGCCACTCCTGGCCTGCCCAGCCCATCCTTTCCAAGTGCCTGATCCCATGCTCGGGGGTGGCCCTGGGCTCAGGAGCTCCCTTCCGGTATGTGGGGTCATCAGGAAGCACCAGTTTCTCTCATGTTCACATTCTCGGCTCCCTTTCCTTGCTGCCGGCCTGTAAGAACTTGGACTTGTGTCTTTGACACTGCTTCAGTTTCCCTTCAGAAGCTTGGACGAGGGGCTGGGGCCAGGAGACCCCCTGGGCTGGCTCCTGGGTGCCCAGCCTCCTGCTGGCCACGTTATAGGTCCACTAAGGGCTGGGTAGGTGACGGTGACCAGGAGCGGCTGTTGGCCCTGGAGGAGCCCAAG encodes:
- the DUSP28 gene encoding dual specificity phosphatase 28 isoform X1, translated to MDPRPADRREVPEVASPAPPPFVRVAPSLFLGTARAAAAPELLARAGVTLCVNVSRQQPGPCAPGVAELRVPVFDDPAEDLLAHLEPTCAAMEAAVRAGGACLVYCKNGRSRSAAVCTAYLMRHRGLSLAGAFQVGRAVQTVKSARPVAEPNPGFWTQLQKYEEALQSLPRLSMEPAGPCSGTGDELQNEP
- the DUSP28 gene encoding dual specificity phosphatase 28 isoform X2, translating into MDPRPADRREVPEVASPAPPPFVRVAPSLFLGTARAAAAPELLARAGVTLCVNVSRQQPGPCAPGVAELRVPVFDDPAEDLLAHLEPTCAAMEAAVRAGGACLVYCKNGRSRSAAVCTAYLMRHRGLSLAGAFQTVKSARPVAEPNPGFWTQLQKYEEALQSLPRLSMEPAGPCSGTGDELQNEP